The DNA region TTTACTCTTAAGTCCATCTCATTTCtaccccccttctctctctattTATTGAACTcaattatttgtggttttttacAGACAGGTCAGCAAGTGGCCATTCCAAAATGGAGCCCCAAGATGATTTGTCCCAGGGATGCTACAAATAGGAATTTCTGGGCACTATTTCTACATTCCTTATGGGAAAGGTAATATGatgtgtattcattcatttcttttttttctttctaatgtgattcttttgtatttatttttgttttttgtatgcaTTCATTTCTTAAACAGTGTGTTGAAGTAAGAAGAGGGGAAGTGAGAAAGATGTAGAAGTAACACACACCAGGAGGATGTGGAtgctgtgttgtgtgtatgtgacagtgtgtatgtgtgtatgtgtgtctgtgcacatacAAGTGGGCACCTTGATAAGTGCGAGCAGTCCTCATAGCAGGGATACTTGGCACCTCTATTACAAGTTGACCCTTATGATACGTAGGCCAAAATAAAtcaggaagaatgaagagggggtaaacagaagggggaatgaaccatgagagactatggactctgggaaacaaactgagggcttcagaggggcgggggtgtgggatcgggataggccagtgatgtgtattaaggagggaacgtattgcatggagcactgggtgttatacacagacaatgaatcatgaaacactacatcaaaaactaatgatgtactgtatggtgactaacataacataataaaatttttttaaaaaatcgatcAACAGATGGTACTAATGAGGGATGTTCAGTTGACAGGACACTATTGTAACAAGATCATAGAGTGGAAGAAGTACATAGTGTGGATGAGGAAGTCCCTGTGTCTTGAACTTTAAGCGGCTATGATGCCACATGGTTCTAGGAATTTCAATGCCACCATGtctcctcactctccctcttgtCCATTCCCTTCAACATCCTGGCTTCCTTCTGAACCTTGATTTTCTGACAGAAGCAGGTCCTCAGTGCCTTTGCTGGCCATTCCCTCTGTCAGTTAGACCTCATGTCTTCCACGCTCTATTCCTCGAGGTCTCTTTTCATATGCCACCTTCTTATGCAATCTTGACTGAACACCCAACCTAACACCCCCACCCACTCTCTCCTTTAACCTGCTTTTGTTCTTCATAACATCTGTCCCCATCACAtgattatttaatctttatataaCCTTCTATCTTATAACCATCAGTGAATTGTAGGGAGTTTTGATCTTTGGCACTCTCTATTTTATGACTAGGATTTCCTGAAATGTGGTTGACATTTTATATACTCCTGAAATGTACGAATAATGTCTCATCAAACTGTACAGTACCTGACTTTTGGGGAAATCTGATATTGGGATGGAAATTCCTAAACAGTAGATGTGGGAAAACCCTCAAGGGGCCCAGATCCattcaaaaatattgaaatttgtTTCTTGACTGGAAAATATAAATTGCAGCATTTCCAGAAGTTGGGAAGTGTGCATTTGTGTGAAAATTAGTCATGTTATTTTCCCCTGTGCTGGTAGTCACCTCCACCACATGGACCCAGGAAACTATACCAGAATTTCAGAGTTCCagcttctgggattttcagaaaaaccagaactgcagcccctcatatttaggcttttcctctccatgtacctgatcactgtgtttggaaacctgcttctcatcctggccgtcagctctgactcccacctccacacccccatgtacttcttcctggccaacctgtcctttgtagacatctctttcacctccaccaccatccccaagatgctatggaacatccagactcagagcaaagtgaTCACTTACAAAGGCTGCCTCAGccagatgtatttttttatactGTTTGCAGGATTAGATGTCTTTCTCCTGACAGTGATGGCttatgaccgctttgtggccatctgtcatcCCCTGCATTACATTGTCATCATGAACCCCCggctctgtggactgctggttTTGGTGTCCTGGATCCTGAGCATCTTGGATTCCGTGTTACAAACCTCAATGGTGTTGTGGCTGTACTTCTGCACAAAGATtgaaatcccccactttttctgttaACTCAATCACATGACCCAACATGCATGTTCTGACAACTTTTTCAATAACATGGTGCTGTATTTTGCAACTATGTTGCTGGTTGGTGGTCCCTTAGTTGGGATCCgttactcttactctaagattGTTTCCACCATACTTGGAatatcatcagctcagggcaagtataaagcattttccacctgtgcatctcacctctcagttgtctccttattcTATTGTACgagcctaggagtgtaccttagctctgttGCTCCCCAGAGCTTCCACACAAGTGCTGTGGCCTCGGTGATGCACACAGTGGTCACACCCATgttgaaccccttcatctacagcctgaggaacagagacataaagagggTTCTGACGAGAATCTCTGGGATGCTATCTCTAAAAGGAACAATTATCCTGGTGTTGAAGAAGTGCTGATGATTTCAGGGCCCAGAGCCTGAGCCAAATTTTGAGGTTCTTTGGTCAGATTGTGTAACTGGAACACACCTCTTCTACTTTTTccctggaatttttattttttatttcaacctcTCTGCATAATTTACATAAGTCACTTTATTAAGCTTTGTGAAAACTATGATACCCAAGATATctttcctttgtcattttcctaCTCTATTAGTGTCATTCCTAACCTCAGATGTGAAATATTTGGACATTCTCACTTACTCAAAGGACAACATGAATCTGTTAAGAATAATTTCTTCTTGAATAAAGTATATCAGaatgagtattttttcttttgattgacTGAATACTACTCCTGTGGAAAATCTACTCTTGGCCACCACAGCTGTTTATGTAAGtttataacagagaaaaatccGAGACCATGTGCTTCACTCTTGTGAACAGCATTCCTTTGTATCTCACTAccttccctgctcttcctggGAATGCAGACTTTGACATACTGGTGGTTCTAGCTGATCACGGGGATATGTCTACACATGAGGATCCTGTTATTACACAGCTTATGTCCACCATGCCTCCCATAGTCATTGAcagaataaatgataataaaatacacatCTCCAAGTGGAATTTTCACTGAAAGACAATTATGCACAAAACAGATTGATAGAACATGGCCTTAGAATCACACTTGACTTCAAGGATGATGAAGCAAAATACTAAAGCACACATTTATTGTTATGCAAAATACTTCTTTCTCAGGCACTTCATCTAGCTATTGAATTATGGAATATCAGATTCCATCTGGAAGGTGTATTCCTTACGATGAAAGACTGGTGGCATGTTGGgggttttattaaattatttcctgGATTCTGGTTGAAAATTTCCAGTGCTCCATATAAATATGATTCCTTCCATTTCCCTAAATGTATTATCTCCCACTCATTTGAAATTTTGCCGTAACCTCTAAATGGGCAGCAAGTGAACAGCATCAGCATCATGCACTGTATACATATCATCCTCATAACCACAGGATGACTCACCCGCAGGCTTGGATTCCTGTGCACGTGTGTGATTCAGAGTCACAAGGTTTGGGTACATGCATGTCCTTCCAACCTTTCCATGTTGCCTCAAAGGGGCCTCAATGGAGTCATTTTTTAATACAGTTTCATGAGATAAACTTGAAGAACAGAGTAATCATGAAGCCTACCTTCAAGTACCAGAACAAATGCTTAGaataaaaaatcagattattaCAAATGCCAGGAGTCCTGCCTGATTTGATTAttatcagttagctattgctgcaTACAAATCAACCCAAAAGAAAATGGGTTATTATAACATCTTTATTACGGGAGGGAATTGCAGGATAAAAAGTTGTTCTGATCTCTGCAGGGCTCCTCATGAGTCCTTAGTCAGGTGCAAAtctattcttgtttttgtttctgttttttaaagatattatttatctgccaaagacacagagacagagagagagagaccacaagcagggggaccagaaggcagagggagaagcagactccccactgagcagggatcctgatgtgggactctatcccaggaccctgggatcatgacctgagtggaagatggacgcttaaccaactgagccacccgggtgcccctacaGAGTATGTTTCTAAGGCTCATGCATGAGGTGTGTGGCTGAAGTGCTCTTCTGTCTTGAACCAATTTACAACACTTTACTCCCTTTATATATGTAAGCTAATCTTCTAGTTTACCAAAAAATGAGTTTATCAGATGTGAAGTATCTTAAATTAATTCCACTATTTTAACATCCACCTGTGAACCTTTGCTGTTTCATGGTTGGAAGAGAGCTCTCCTACCCCGTTAGGTATTACTCAGCTAACCGGGCTCCAGACCTGACCCTGAGTCATGCACCACTAGAATTTCAAATTGTAATTAATTTATTGGAGCACTATTACATGGGATAAACTGTacatatttgaagtgtacaaCTTCAGGAAATGAAAGAGTTATTGTAAAATCATGGATGGGTACATACTGCATGGCTCCATTTCCATAGAACTCCAGAAGGTGCACAATAAGCTCTACCAGCTTCTCATGCGATTGTTAGGTGTAATCCCCCAGCCTTCGTTTTCTTCTGAAGACAATGTGGAATCATAAACATAACTTCAAGGGATGTTGTAAGGCTAGATGAAATGCATGGAAATACTTTGTTGGGTCCAAGAATGTTCAAGACtaagggttgtgtgtgtgtgtaaatgtatgtatattcatgtacattttatttcaagaaaatatacTCACATGCATATTTGTGCATGCACAAGAATCATAACCTTCTCTGTAGCCCATTATAAACTATCTACTGTATTGAAAGAAAGCTTGAGAGAAACTCTTAAAGAAGTGAAAAGATTGAATGTTCCCATTCGCATGAAATTTTAGGAATATAGATATTTAGACAAACAATTTAGAGTACAACAGCTTGCCTTAATGCTCACAATGAATCGATTTTCCTATCTGAATGCCCAGAGTCCTCATTACAGAACCACAAGCACATTTATGCAAGGAGCACTTCTCTGTACCAGTTAATAGGGCTGAATAGCTCCAAAAtgactttagatttttcttctacgTAAGGTAGGGTTTCAGCACAAAATGCCATTACCCAAGGAGGCTAAGTGAATGAATTGAGGGGTGTAATGATGCTCATTAGAGTTGCTTTTTACCAGTTATCCATGATAAACTTGAATAACAGAATGACCATGAATGTTGCTGCATAGCAAGCCAACTGGAAAGTGAATGATCTGCTATAATGTCTTTATTATCAAGTGGAATTGTATGGTAATGAGTTGTTCTAATCTCTGTTGGTCTCTTCAAGAGCCTTGAGTCAGCTGTGTATCAGCCAAGAGTGCTCTGAGATCATGCCAGGGCATTCTAATATACTTGGGGGCTGGCTAGCTAGCTGTGGCTGATCCAGGGTGGCCTTGGCTTGGACAACTGGCCTCTGCTCCACATGTGCTCACTTCCTCTGGCAGTCTACCTGGCTTAATTCACTTTTTGGAGGCAGAGTTTTAAAGCACAGCAGAGAAATGCACCGAGGCTGTAAGGTCCACTGTCACTCCCATCATACCCTGCTGGCCATAGCACATAAATATCCTAATCCAGCCCAAATGAAAGGTGCAAGAATAGTCTCTACCACCTGATGGGGAGTGCTGCACACATTGCCAAAGACATGGCTACAGAGAAAGATGGGGATCTGGGGCCATCGCAGCAAACAGTCTCTCACTGGTGTAAATTTCAATTTGAAGGATTTCATTTCCCCTTCTACCTTCAGCAGTGGAATGATCTCTGAGAAGACAGTGAGACTGAATCATGTGTCCACTGGACAGTTATGGAAATTCTACTTCAAAGGGCCAGGCTTTCCtccaaatgtaaatatttcctctctgccccttgcctCTAGATCACCATTCTTAATCtaagaaaagatcaaagaaataaaagtttttctttccagattcctcAGAGAGACTGGGTACATGGTATCTAACCCACTGATTGATGGAGCTAAGAACTGTTGTATCACTGATGATATCTTCCTGGAATCCTTGTGCAGGTACTGTTTTCCTATTGATTGTTCTTCccaatgacatattcaaaatagtTTTCATGCTggcactgtgttttattttttatagggGGGGTTGTGCtggaaggaggtgacatttgaaatacaaatagaagacagagacaaaggaatattttttcttaatttatccaGTTTTAtcgagatgtaattgacatataaaatttgaTTGGTGAtttcatacacatatacactgtgaaatgatcacaataggTTAGTGAatacatccatcacttcacagggttaccatttctttttgttgtaagAACATTTACTATGCACTCTGCTAGCAACATGCAAGTTACAACAGATTTAGTTAACCATTATGACCATGTTGTATATTATGTTCCCTGAACTTATTCATATTATAACAGAAGGTTTGTAGGCTTTCACCAGCATCTTCTCTTTTCCACAAACCCCAGCCACCAGCAAATATCAAACTACTCTCTTTGCTTTCTATGAGTTCAGGTTTTTgtatttcacatgtaagtgaaatcatatactatttgtctttctttgtctgattaTTTCATTGACCCTAATGCCTTCAAAGTCCATCCTTGTTTTAACAGAAAAAAGgcggtcttccttttttttttttcttggtagaattccattgtatgaatatgtcttcattattaattcatctgtcaatggacactgggctgtttccatgtcttggctattgtgaatatgcTGCCCCGAATGTAAGGGTAGAGAAATCTGAGATATTCACAAATAGGTGGGAATTAAATCACACTGATCATGATGGgtgaaagaagaaaccaaaaaagacattaaaaaaattgatgagaggtattaaggagggcacgtattgcatggtgcactgggtgttatatgcaaataatgaatcatggaacactacatcaataACTAAGGatataccgtatggtgactaacataacataataaaaaattatttttaaaaaagggaatcaAATGCAAATGGAAACGCAGCCTATCAGAGTTAATGAGATGTTGAATGGGATATTTAccttaagaaaataatctcactTTATGAttcaaagagctagaaaaagaagagcaaactaagcccaaagcagcagagggaaagaaataacaaatatcagaGCACACAGAAATGATATATAGACcagaaaaccaacagaaaatattaacaaatctaGGAGCCAAGTTTTTGAAACgctaagaaaattaacaaacctTTAGTTAGACCAAAGAAAAGGGGTGAGggagaatatgaaaaaatataaaagcagcagtggaatgcctggctggctcagttactTCTGAGGTAAGTCTGTTAAGTCAGTTagttctgactcttggtttccactcaggtcatgaactcagggtcctgagatggagccccacatccagctccatgctcagcatggagtctgcttctttctttccctctgctcctccccctgctttcataaataaataaataaataatctttgaaaattattaaatattttttatatcagCAGCAAAAGATGATGCCGTACAATGGAtgccatagaaataaaaaaaaaatcataggagaCCATTGTGAAAAATTCCACTCCAACAAATTTGACACCCTGAAAAcatggataaatacctagaaatgtaTAACCCACCAAGACAAAATCAGGTAGAAATAGGAActatgaacaaatgaataatgaGTAAGGCGAttggatcagtaatcaaaaatctcccagcaaagaaaagcccaggaccagagagcttcacaggtgaattctactaatcatttaaagaagaattaatgacaATCCTTTTCAAACCCTTTCAGATACCTACAGAGGAGAGCATATTCTCAACCTCATTTTACAAAGCCATCATTACCCTGATACGAAAGACAGAAAAGTtgagtacaaaaaaagaaaaccataggaccacctgggtggcttagatggttaagcatctgccttcagctcaggtcacgatcccagatcctgggatggagcaccatgtttggctcccagctcagtggggagtctgcttctacctctccttctgcctctccccctgcttgtgctctctctgcctctctctctctctcaaatgaataaataaaatcttaataaaaaagaaaatcatagaccgatatctctgatgaacatagacacaacatttttcaaaaaatattagcaaattatcatatggtttcactcatttatggaacataagaagtaggaagatcagtaggagaagaaagggaagaagaaagggggggtaaacagaagggggaatgaaccacaagagactatgtactcagaaacaaactgagggctttggagggggggggaatgggataggccggtgatgggtattaaggagggcacgtattacatggcgcactaggtgttatacgcaagtaatgaatcatggaactttacatcaaaaactagggatgtacagtatggtgactaaccatataataaaaaatattaaaaaaataaaataaaagctggaagtctaaataaaataaaataaaataaaataaaataaaataaaataaaaaagcaagtcaATAATTGTGCTATACCAgattaatataatgaaatataacaatcatatgatcatctcaaaacatgcagaaaacattttgacaaaaacaacatcttttcatgagttaaaaaaaaaaaaccttcaacaaactGGGTATAGGAGGAACATACCCCAACATAAAAGATaaacatatatgacaaacccacaatAACATTGTACCTAAATGGTTAATGGTTAGACAACTTTTACTCTGAGATCAATAACAAGAAAAGGgaatccactctcaccactcctatctAAGGTAATACTGTAGGTCTGagctagagcaatcaggcaagattAAATAgaagcatccaaatcagaaagaaagaaagagaaagagaaagagaaagatagaaagaaggaaagaaagaaagagagagagagaaaaaaaagattattgtctttattcacagatgatatgaacTAAATATGGAAATTCTACAGACTCAACCCTTAAGAACACATTCACCTTAATGAGCACAGAGtcatgtgtagaattgttgaatcactatattatactctactatatttttctgtatgttgaCTTTGTGTCCTGCAGCAATAAAACTACTAaattgaaaattacatttttggtACAACTTTTACAGAGGTGGCCCCCATTCACCACTTATCTCTGTATCCATGTACTTGGCAATGTGACTGTGAAACTCCTCCCATTCAGAGGTGGAGTCTATTTCTTGAGCTTTGAATCTGGACTGAACTTAGTATTTTATTTGCCTTGACTAATAGTGTATGAAAGTGATAGGGAGCCTCAAGGGGCCTTCATGTGTTTCTGCTGCTCTCTGGAGCCCTGCCTCTGCCATGCATACAAGTCCAGTCTAGCCTGCTGTAGGAGGAGACAACATGTGGAGCAGAGCCCAGTTGCTCTAACGATGGCCAACCTAGACCAGCCTACCACCAGCAAGCCCCCAAATGTGAGAACACATCCAGGATTAGCAGAGCACTTCCAGCTGACCCACAGCTGACAGCAGCTCATGAGGACACCAGAAGAGACCAGGGGACTTCCCCATCATAGACTcccatgtgatttaaaaaaaaaaaaaaacacattatcttATAGTGTTTCCTTTTGGCATGgcttgttatacagcaatagctGACTGACATAACAATCAATGTAAACAGAactgagaatattaaaaataatctattgcttcttattttcaacatttgttctgatatttgaaaaagtatTCATAATGGCCTGgttattctcatttatttcagaTAACTGTACTAAAAAAGTGACACCATTGAGATTCCCATCCGATAATAGGTAGAGTTTAGGAAGACCaatatgtttgtttttgcagGAATAACTTGTGGGACCTCAGTCACAAGTTTCCATACCCAGAGCATTTTTGGGCAATTGCAGCTGTTGTCTGAGACATCCTTTGATCATAGGATGGAAGAAAGTTTAGagcataaaaaagataaagaaattaatgATAGAGTGAATGCACTTATCGTTCACTCACTCACACTATAACATTTATGAcagcatttttaaacatttttaaaacagtagaTACTCAGTTTAGGGCAGTGGAAGGAGAAATGTTTGAAGACAGcactggaaattttaaaagagaaacagcaaaatcctccaattaaataatataaaatctgcCACTAAATTCTCACTACAATTAATAAAACCCTCTAAACATGGACACCAAAGAACCCACACTTCAGTAGATGAGTAGATGAACATCGCCAAAGACAagttttccacacacacacaaatatatatatatatatacacacacacacaccttggtaGAAAAATTTTACTTGATCATGTCTCAGGTCTTCTCTGATACCAAGCCCATATTAAGTCACTTTGTTTATGCAAATTGGTCTTTCTGTAGATTACACTTGAATGGTGTTTCACATAAGCAATTTCTGCCTTACTCTTTTGTGCCAGGGATACTGCGGCTGCTGAGCTGATAAGAGAACAAGATCGTAATGATGATCACAAAGCCCCATGACTAGCTACAAAACGAACCAGTAGGCTAAAGTCTCTATTATCAGGGAGAGCATTTAAAGTAGTAACATAGAAAGGAATGGTAGACACTGAATGAAGAATGTGATCTCACCATTACCTCTAAGAATTActacaataaaataatagaaatggcCTCCGTTGTCAAATGTAGTTTGTTTCATAACACTAAGACAGTTCATCACTTCATGAGGCAAATACAAATCCCTAAATTGTTTTTGACCAATGATTGGGACTAAGTttggaaattcagaaaacaacaggaaaaattGTTGGCTATCAGAAGGAGCAGAAAGTTTAATAAAGCAGTTGAACTTCAGAAAAATTGAAACTCCAGGAGGCAAATAGACAGATTAAGTTCTTCTTTCATGATATGATTAAAGAATCACAATTTCTGGCTATTAAGCATTAAGCCTGAAATCAGAGTTACTTCTTAAAAAATGGCCCTTTAATGGCTTcccttgaaaaatacatttagagccctctttatgtctctgttcctcaggctgtagatgaaggggttcagcatgggggtgaccaccgtgtacacaactgaggccactgcacttgcgtgggagctctggggagcagcagagctaaggtacactcctaggctcgaacaataaaataaagagacaacCAAGAGATGAGAtacacaggtggaaaatgctttgtacttcCCCTCAGCTGATGAGATCCGCTGtatggaggaaactatcttaAAGTAAGAGTAAAGAATCCCAGCAATAGGACCACCACCCAACAGGATAGTTGCAAAGTACATCACCATGTTATTAAGAAAGGTATCAGAACATGCAAGTTGGATCATCTGACAAAGTTCACAGAAGAAGTGGGGGATTTCCAcctctgtacagaaggacagcTGCAACACCATTAAGGTTTGTAACAAGGAATGCAGGACACtcatgatccaggacaccagaaccagcagtccacagatCTGGGGGTTCATGGTgaccgtgtagtgcagggggtgacagatggccacaaagcggtcataaGCCATCACAGTCAGGAGGAAGTTGTCCAAAACTATGAAAAGTATGAAAAAGTACATCTGCATGATGCAGCTTTCATAAGTTATGACTTTTCTCTCTGTTTGTATATtcaccagcatcttggggacagtggtggaggtgaaacagatgtctacaaaggacaggttggccaggaagaagtacatgggcgtgtggaggtgggagtcagagctgacggccacGATGATGAGCAGGTTCCCAAGTATGGTGACCAGGTACATGGACAGGAACAGCCCAAACAGGAAGGGCTCCAATTCTGGTTCCTcagaaaatcccagaagaagaaattctgaaattcgTGTATCATTCTCTAGTTCCATGTCATTGACGTGACTaccaaaataagagagaaagagcaggacacAATTATGCCTTACTAACCTGGCAGATATATTATTGTTTATATGCTACACTCAAGAAATcaatgtttatatttgtgtatggaatatgataaaaacactacaaactaggaatagaaggaaactatctCAAGTTAACccttttatgaaaaacccacaggaaaCATGATACTCGATGGCAAAATAGTGAACATTGTTCTTGTAtgatcaagaacaaggcaagtATGCCTGTTTCCCTGACTTGTACTCAACATACCACTGGAAGTTCTAAAGagcaattaaagaaagaaaaagaaatgacaggcatccaaact from Ursus arctos isolate Adak ecotype North America unplaced genomic scaffold, UrsArc2.0 scaffold_14, whole genome shotgun sequence includes:
- the LOC125280939 gene encoding olfactory receptor-like protein OLF4, with the protein product MEPGNDTEISEFLLLGLSEKPELQPLLFGLFLSMYLITVFGNLLLILAVSSDSHLHNRMYFFLANLSFANICFTSTTVPNMLQDIHTQSKVITYEGCITQIYFYLLFASWDAFLLAEMAYDRFVAICHPLHYMVIMNPRLCGLLVLVSWIMSALNSLLQTLMMLRLTFCRENDTRISEFLLLGFSEEPELEPFLFGLFLSMYLVTILGNLLIIVAVSSDSHLHTPMYFFLANLSFVDICFTSTTVPKMLVNIQTERKVITYESCIMQMYFFILFIVLDNFLLTVMAYDRFVAICHPLHYTVTMNPQICGLLVLVSWIMSVLHSLLQTLMVLQLSFCTEVEIPHFFCELCQMIQLACSDTFLNNMVMYFATILLGGGPIAGILYSYFKIVSSIQRISSAEGKYKAFSTCVSHLLVVSLFYCSSLGVYLSSAAPQSSHASAVASVVYTVVTPMLNPFIYSLRNRDIKRALNVFFKGSH